The Paraburkholderia hospita DNA segment CATCTCGCTGCTCTCCACGATGGAAGACGGCGGCTCGGTCGAGATTGCCGCGGTAGGCCGCGAAGGCATGACGGGCGTGCCCATCCTCACGGGCGGTGAAACCATGCCGAACCGCGTGCAGGTGCAATGCTCAGGCTTCGCTTACCGCATCAGCGCACAGGCGCTGCGCCAGCAGCTGCAACGCTCGGATCTGCTGCGCCGGCTGATGCTCCTCTACATGCACGCACTGCTCACGCAGGTCGCGCAGACGGCTGCATGCAACCGCCATCACTCGCTCAGCAAGCAGCTGTGCCGCTGGCTGCTGATCGAAGTGGACCGCGTCGCCTCGAACGATCTGACCGTCACGCAACAGCTGATCGCCGATATGCTCGGCGTGCGCCGCGAAGGCATCACGGAAGCGGCCGGCAAGCTGCATGATGAAGGCCTGATTCATCACAGCCGCGGCCATATCAAGGTGCTCGACCGCAAGGGCCTCGAAGCCCGCGCCTGCGAATGCTATGGCCTCGTGAAGCGCGAGTTCGACCGTCTGCTGCCGCGGTGCCTGCATCAAGTCGAAGCGGTGAACTGAAGAGGTTGGTGGGTTCCGTATCAAAAGCGTCGCACGCGGCTTGGATGCGCTATTCGTCATCGCAGGCGCGCTGAACGCGCACTGAATGCGCTGTTCGGCGCCGACCGGTCTCACCGATACCGAACGGCTGCTGATCGCATGTCAATGCGCGCTCGCGTCGCCGTCGACGAAGCAAGCGCCGATCCGCGCAGCGTGCTATTCGTCGATCAAAGCGGCGAACCCGGCGGCGCGGAGTTCTGCTGCTGCTCGTGCGGGCGTGCGCATCGCGCGGCGAAGTGCTGCTGCACTCCGATGGCGCATTCCGCGAACGTCTCGAAGCGCTCGGCGTGCGCGTGAAGCTCGCGCGCAATGCACGCGTGTGGGACGTTTCGAAAAACGCGCCGCATCACGCGCGATCACTTAGGCCGCGCGCAGCTGACGATCATCAAACGGCTGTGCAGACTCGTCGCCGACAAGGGCATCGCCTGTTCACACGCATCCACGCAAGGGCTTGCCACGCTCACTGGACGCACAATCGAATCATGCTGCTTGCGATCCAGTGCGTCCTTCAAACGTTGCGCTACATTGCGTGCTGCAAAACAAAACGCGCCGCCTTGCACCATGCGAGGCGGCGCGTTCGTTTTGAGGCTTGAATTGCGGTGTGATTAGCTGCGTGAGTAGTCGATCCTTTCAACGCCCTTGTCCGTGCCGAGCAGGCACAGGTCCGCGCCGCGCGTCGCGAACAGGCCGACCGTCACGACGCCCGGCCACGCGTTGATGTGCGCTTCGACTGTACGCGGATCGCTGATGCGCAGACCCTTGACGTCGAGGATTTCGTTGCCGTTGTCGGTGATGTACGGCGAGCCGTCCTTCGTCACGCGCACGACGGGCACGCCGCCCTTCGCTGTCACGCGGCGGCCGATTGCCGTGCGCGCCATCGGTACGACTTCGATGGGGAGCGGAAACTGGCCGAGCACGTCGACGACCTTGCTCGCGTCCGCGATGCAGACGAACTTCTCCGACACCGACGCGACGATTTTCTCGCGCGTGAGCGCGCCGCCGCCGCCCTTGATCATTGCGCCGCCGTGATCTATTTCATCGGCGCCGTCGACATAAACGGGCAGCGATTCGATGTCGTTCAGATCGAACACCTGGATGCCGTGCGATTGCAGGCGCGCCGTCGTCGCGACCGAGCTGGACACTGCGCCGCGATAGCGCGACTTGTGGGCGGCGAGCGCGTCGATGAAGCAGTTCGCCGTCGAGCCGGTGCCGACGCCGATGATGGCGCCTTCGGGCACGTTTGCGATCACGTAGTCGGCGGCGGCTTGGCCGACCAGTTGCTTGAGTTCGTCTTGAGTCATGATGAGAAATGCCAGGGCAAACGGAAAAATGCAAGTTTACCGGAGTCGAGGCGCGGGGCCGGATTTATTGCAC contains these protein-coding regions:
- the rpiA gene encoding ribose-5-phosphate isomerase RpiA, yielding MTQDELKQLVGQAAADYVIANVPEGAIIGVGTGSTANCFIDALAAHKSRYRGAVSSSVATTARLQSHGIQVFDLNDIESLPVYVDGADEIDHGGAMIKGGGGALTREKIVASVSEKFVCIADASKVVDVLGQFPLPIEVVPMARTAIGRRVTAKGGVPVVRVTKDGSPYITDNGNEILDVKGLRISDPRTVEAHINAWPGVVTVGLFATRGADLCLLGTDKGVERIDYSRS
- a CDS encoding Crp/Fnr family transcriptional regulator, whose amino-acid sequence is MLTLQSDLHGNHLLGSLPPHEWQALVPHLELVHLRTEQLLCDSGQRIHHVYFPTSAIISLLSTMEDGGSVEIAAVGREGMTGVPILTGGETMPNRVQVQCSGFAYRISAQALRQQLQRSDLLRRLMLLYMHALLTQVAQTAACNRHHSLSKQLCRWLLIEVDRVASNDLTVTQQLIADMLGVRREGITEAAGKLHDEGLIHHSRGHIKVLDRKGLEARACECYGLVKREFDRLLPRCLHQVEAVN